The Thiorhodovibrio litoralis genome includes a window with the following:
- the istB gene encoding IS21-like element helper ATPase IstB has product MSEQDPQMLKQRAQALKLYGVLAHWAEVVDAPWLVSVLQWEEEARAQRSLERRMKQAHLGRFTPLADFDWNWPKRCDRAAIEELMGLGFVAEALNVVLIGPNGVGKTTIARNLARQAVLAGRTVLCTSAAAMLNALLEADGERALRARLNAYARVQLLLIDEIGYLSYSNRHADLLFEVVSRRYERHPTLVTTNRPFAEWGEVFPNAACVVSLIDRLVHHAEIIQIDGESYRLKEAKESATRRREQRAARTKPASKTPPAQPGEEHVSTPDDSL; this is encoded by the coding sequence ATGAGTGAACAGGATCCGCAGATGCTGAAACAACGCGCCCAGGCGCTGAAGCTCTATGGGGTGCTGGCGCATTGGGCGGAGGTGGTGGACGCGCCTTGGCTGGTGAGCGTGTTGCAGTGGGAGGAAGAGGCCCGGGCGCAGCGCTCGCTGGAGCGACGCATGAAGCAGGCGCACTTGGGGCGGTTCACACCACTGGCGGATTTCGATTGGAATTGGCCCAAGCGCTGTGATCGCGCGGCGATTGAGGAGTTGATGGGCCTTGGCTTTGTCGCCGAGGCGCTGAATGTGGTGCTGATCGGCCCCAACGGGGTGGGCAAGACGACGATTGCGCGCAATCTGGCGCGGCAGGCGGTGCTGGCCGGGCGCACGGTGCTGTGCACGTCGGCGGCGGCGATGCTCAATGCGCTGCTGGAAGCCGACGGGGAGCGGGCGCTGCGCGCGCGCCTGAATGCCTATGCCCGCGTGCAGCTGTTGCTGATCGATGAGATCGGGTATCTGTCGTATTCCAACCGCCACGCGGATTTGCTCTTTGAGGTGGTGTCACGCCGCTATGAGAGGCATCCGACCCTGGTGACAACGAACCGCCCCTTTGCCGAGTGGGGGGAGGTGTTTCCCAATGCCGCCTGTGTGGTGTCGCTGATCGATCGCTTGGTCCATCACGCGGAGATCATTCAGATCGATGGGGAGTCCTATCGGCTCAAGGAGGCGAAGGAGTCCGCGACGCGGCGGCGTGAGCAGCGCGCGGCACGGACCAAGCCGGCGTCAAAGACGCCTCCAGCACAGCCAGGAGAGGAGCATGTATCCACCCCCGATGATTCCCTATGA
- a CDS encoding cation:proton antiporter family protein encodes MTGTMAWLASAFLFGLIARQVGLPPLVGYLLAGFGLQASGAESTDMIGRFSDLGVTLLLFTIGLKLRLSSLVSPHVWGVAAVHMLVFMALALPLLFLLGWLGWPHVGGTTPAGALLVAFALSFSSTVFTVKVLEDKGEMGALYGTIAIGILVVQDLAAVLFLAASLGKTPTVWALALFLLLPLRPALLWLLERAGHGELLLLFGISLALGGAQVFELTHVKGDLGALLLGILIASHPKATELAKALLGLKDLFLVGFFLSIGLSATPSADMLPLVLVLLGLLVAKGFLFEQLLLAFRLRARTALLCGLSLSSYSEFGLIVAAVAAKNGWLSDDWLAIIAITLGASLIIASVLNARSHNLYELFSARLRRQERTRRLPVEREIDPGNANAMIIGMGRVGTGAYDSLAQDRGMLPVGIDADPDSVARHAAGGRNVVQGSATDADFWHRLHLDDGHVKLVLLAMPRVSENIFAAEHLRKEGYTGLIGAIAKFPDDEPALRAAGVGQVFNLYAEAGSGFAQHVCSARQDAEPQIAALKGG; translated from the coding sequence ATGACGGGAACCATGGCCTGGTTGGCGAGTGCTTTTTTGTTTGGCCTGATCGCGCGGCAGGTCGGTTTGCCGCCCTTGGTGGGTTATTTGCTGGCCGGCTTCGGGCTGCAGGCCTCCGGGGCCGAATCCACCGACATGATCGGGCGTTTCTCCGATCTTGGCGTGACGCTGCTGCTGTTCACCATTGGTCTCAAGCTGCGTTTGAGCAGCCTGGTGTCGCCGCATGTCTGGGGTGTTGCGGCAGTGCACATGCTGGTGTTTATGGCTTTGGCTTTGCCGCTGTTGTTCTTGCTGGGTTGGCTCGGATGGCCGCATGTCGGAGGCACCACGCCCGCCGGTGCTTTGTTGGTGGCTTTCGCGCTCAGTTTTTCGAGTACCGTCTTTACCGTCAAGGTGCTGGAAGACAAAGGCGAGATGGGCGCGCTCTACGGCACCATCGCCATTGGCATTCTGGTGGTACAGGACTTGGCGGCGGTGCTCTTTCTCGCGGCATCGCTCGGTAAGACGCCGACGGTCTGGGCGCTGGCGCTATTTCTGCTGTTGCCCCTGCGCCCGGCGCTGCTCTGGCTGCTTGAGCGTGCCGGTCATGGCGAACTGTTGCTGCTGTTCGGCATCAGTCTGGCGCTTGGCGGCGCGCAGGTATTCGAGCTGACGCATGTGAAGGGTGATCTCGGTGCGTTGCTGCTCGGGATACTGATCGCCTCGCACCCGAAAGCGACCGAGTTGGCCAAGGCGCTGCTGGGTCTCAAGGATCTGTTTCTGGTGGGTTTCTTTCTCAGTATTGGGCTCAGTGCCACGCCCAGTGCCGATATGCTACCGCTGGTGCTGGTGCTGCTCGGGTTGCTGGTGGCCAAGGGGTTTTTGTTCGAGCAGCTGCTGCTTGCCTTTCGCCTGCGCGCGCGCACCGCCCTGCTGTGCGGGCTGTCGCTGTCGAGCTACAGCGAGTTCGGCTTGATCGTCGCTGCGGTGGCGGCAAAAAACGGGTGGCTGTCCGATGACTGGCTGGCCATTATCGCCATTACCTTGGGCGCCTCGCTGATCATTGCCTCGGTACTCAATGCGCGCTCACACAACCTGTATGAATTGTTCAGCGCGCGCTTGCGCCGTCAGGAACGCACCCGGCGTCTGCCGGTGGAGCGGGAGATCGATCCGGGCAATGCCAACGCCATGATTATCGGCATGGGTCGAGTCGGTACCGGCGCTTATGATAGTCTGGCGCAGGATCGTGGCATGCTCCCCGTGGGCATTGATGCCGACCCCGATTCGGTCGCGCGCCATGCTGCCGGCGGCCGCAATGTGGTGCAGGGAAGTGCGACAGACGCTGACTTCTGGCACCGGCTGCATCTTGATGACGGCCATGTGAAGCTGGTGCTGCTGGCCATGCCGCGGGTGTCCGAGAACATTTTCGCTGCCGAGCATCTGCGCAAGGAGGGCTACACCGGGCTGATCGGTGCTATCGCCAAGTTCCCGGACGACGAGCCCGCGCTGCGCGCGGCGGGCGTCGGGCAGGTGTTCAATCTTTACGCCGAAGCCGGGTCCGGTTTTGCCCAGCATGTGTGCAGCGCGCGGCAAGATGCCGAGCCGCAAATAGCAGCGCTGAAGGGTGGCTAA
- a CDS encoding Hsp20 family protein, with translation MTTIDFSPLFRSMIGFDRLASSLENAYRSEPGGYPPYNVELESENNYRITLAVAGFGEDELGLEVKENVLSVTGQRREETKDRQFLYRGIANRSFERKFQLADYVKVVDARLENGLLHVDLEREVPEAMKTRKIEIRRDQPAQQGFIESEHAKAA, from the coding sequence ATGACTACGATTGATTTCTCACCTCTGTTCCGCTCCATGATCGGCTTCGATCGGCTGGCTTCGTCGCTTGAGAACGCCTACCGCAGCGAGCCGGGTGGCTACCCCCCCTACAATGTGGAGCTCGAGAGCGAGAACAACTACCGCATCACCCTGGCCGTCGCCGGCTTCGGCGAGGACGAACTGGGGCTTGAGGTAAAAGAGAACGTGCTGAGCGTAACCGGTCAGCGCCGTGAGGAGACTAAGGACCGTCAGTTCCTCTATCGCGGCATCGCCAATCGCAGCTTCGAGCGCAAGTTCCAGCTCGCCGACTACGTGAAAGTGGTCGATGCTCGTCTGGAGAACGGCCTGCTGCACGTCGACCTCGAGCGCGAGGTGCCTGAAGCCATGAAGACCCGCAAGATCGAGATCCGTCGCGATCAACCCGCTCAGCAGGGCTTCATCGAAAGCGAGCACGCGAAGGCAGCTTGA
- a CDS encoding 30S ribosomal protein S1 — MTEETSFAAMLEESEPQTKASRKEPKIGDRVTGEIVAIDADQVFVAIGGKTEALMDIANLTAEDGSLKAQVGDTISNQVTGIDADSGALRLGQRHGHALHGVEELEAAYRDGQPVEGQITAAVKGGVEVQVSGHRAFCPASQVDLRFIEDLSTLIGERYAFRITKFSGGRRLDLVVSRRALLEEAQAATAAETRAKLDVGSVLNGTVTQLKDFGAFVDLGGIEGMVHISELAYGHVRHPEEMLQPGQQIEVQVLRIEQTNNPKRPEKIALSIRALAKDPWSDAASRFPVGTLLAGKVTRLQPFGAFVDLGQGLEGLIHISELGAGRRIAHPQEVIASDQAVEVRVLGVDPERRRISLALASADGEVSSAASTDASSSAMSAGASPGKAGENAAAKTGQSSGIGTLGELLREQLDNK; from the coding sequence ATGACGGAAGAAACCAGTTTCGCGGCAATGCTCGAGGAGAGCGAGCCTCAGACCAAAGCCTCCCGCAAGGAGCCAAAGATCGGCGATCGGGTGACGGGCGAAATCGTCGCCATCGACGCCGACCAGGTGTTCGTCGCCATTGGCGGCAAAACCGAGGCGCTGATGGACATCGCTAACCTCACCGCCGAGGACGGCAGCCTGAAGGCGCAGGTCGGCGACACCATCTCGAATCAGGTCACCGGCATCGACGCCGACTCCGGCGCGCTGCGGCTCGGCCAGCGCCATGGCCACGCCCTGCATGGCGTGGAGGAGCTCGAAGCCGCCTACCGCGATGGCCAGCCGGTCGAAGGGCAAATCACCGCCGCGGTCAAGGGCGGCGTGGAGGTGCAGGTCTCCGGACATCGCGCCTTCTGCCCCGCCTCGCAGGTCGATCTGCGCTTTATCGAAGACCTCTCGACCCTGATCGGGGAGCGCTATGCGTTTCGCATCACCAAATTCTCCGGTGGACGGCGGCTCGATCTGGTGGTCTCGCGCCGCGCGCTGCTCGAAGAAGCCCAGGCCGCCACGGCGGCAGAGACCCGCGCCAAGCTCGACGTCGGCAGCGTGCTAAACGGCACCGTCACCCAGCTCAAGGATTTCGGCGCTTTCGTCGACCTCGGCGGCATCGAAGGCATGGTGCATATCAGCGAGCTCGCCTACGGCCATGTGCGTCATCCGGAAGAAATGCTGCAACCGGGCCAGCAGATCGAGGTGCAGGTGCTGCGCATCGAGCAGACCAATAATCCCAAACGCCCGGAAAAAATCGCGCTGTCGATTCGCGCGCTCGCCAAAGACCCCTGGTCCGATGCCGCCAGCCGTTTTCCTGTCGGCACCTTGCTCGCCGGCAAGGTAACTCGCCTGCAACCCTTCGGCGCCTTCGTCGATCTTGGACAAGGCCTTGAGGGCCTGATTCACATCAGCGAGCTCGGCGCCGGGCGGCGTATCGCTCATCCGCAGGAAGTGATTGCGAGCGACCAGGCTGTTGAAGTGCGGGTGCTCGGTGTCGATCCAGAGCGGCGGCGTATCTCGCTTGCACTGGCAAGCGCGGATGGCGAGGTATCCAGCGCGGCCAGCACAGACGCATCATCCAGCGCAATGAGCGCTGGTGCATCGCCGGGCAAGGCCGGCGAGAACGCCGCAGCAAAGACCGGCCAGAGCTCGGGGATCGGCACCCTAGGCGAGCTGCTGCGCGAGCAACTCGACAACAAGTAA
- a CDS encoding DUF2934 domain-containing protein, whose translation MTTTTTTPRKRKSMQATANAWADNFDPPGDDRPAQDEKIAELAYLKAQGRGFEAGHEMEDWLAAEAELAKVD comes from the coding sequence ATGACGACGACAACGACCACTCCGAGAAAGCGCAAAAGCATGCAAGCAACGGCCAACGCATGGGCCGACAACTTCGACCCGCCAGGCGACGACCGCCCTGCGCAAGACGAAAAAATCGCCGAGCTCGCCTACCTCAAGGCCCAAGGGCGAGGATTCGAGGCCGGCCACGAGATGGAAGACTGGCTCGCGGCTGAGGCCGAACTGGCGAAGGTTGACTGA
- a CDS encoding HAD-IB family hydrolase, giving the protein MTHPRVRKIVAAFDFDGTISTRDTFLPFLFRAFGWSRVLRVLIPLAGDGLRVLLGRASRDAFKARLIERLFTGAPVSAITPYGQGHAEAVRRILRPQALERIEWHRAQGHRLVMVSASLELYLRYVAAYLRFDDLLCTQLGEEGACFDGRMAGGNCRGPEKVKRLEGLLGDLSELEIYAYGDSDGDREMLEIAQHPFYKPFRDKQTGTAGS; this is encoded by the coding sequence TTGACGCATCCTAGAGTCCGAAAAATCGTCGCCGCTTTTGATTTCGACGGAACCATTTCCACTCGCGATACCTTCCTTCCCTTTTTGTTCCGCGCCTTTGGCTGGAGTCGGGTGCTGCGTGTCCTGATTCCGCTAGCGGGCGATGGGTTGCGGGTTCTTCTCGGGCGCGCCAGTCGCGATGCCTTCAAGGCGCGGCTGATTGAGCGACTCTTTACCGGCGCGCCCGTTAGCGCGATCACTCCCTATGGACAAGGCCATGCCGAGGCGGTCCGGCGGATACTGCGGCCTCAGGCGCTTGAACGCATCGAATGGCATCGCGCGCAAGGGCATCGGCTGGTGATGGTCAGTGCTTCTTTGGAGCTTTATCTTCGCTATGTTGCCGCGTATCTGAGGTTCGATGACCTTCTCTGCACGCAACTGGGGGAGGAGGGCGCTTGTTTCGACGGGCGCATGGCAGGCGGCAATTGTCGCGGTCCGGAGAAAGTCAAACGTTTAGAAGGGCTGCTTGGGGACTTATCCGAACTGGAAATTTACGCTTACGGCGATTCGGACGGTGACCGGGAGATGCTGGAGATCGCTCAACACCCGTTCTATAAGCCTTTTCGCGACAAGCAAACAGGTACGGCAGGTTCCTGA
- the arfB gene encoding alternative ribosome rescue aminoacyl-tRNA hydrolase ArfB — translation MLEITSRLLIPDGELSERFLRAPGPGGQNVNKLESAVQLRFDAAHSSALPEDVRRRLLQLAGRRADQNGVITIEAHRFRTRERNREDARERLAGLIRQALHRPKRRIATKPTRAARERRLQAKQVQSRRKQQRRRPPDND, via the coding sequence ATGCTTGAAATCACGTCCAGACTGTTGATCCCCGATGGCGAGTTGTCCGAGCGCTTTCTGCGCGCGCCAGGTCCGGGCGGGCAGAACGTCAACAAACTCGAGAGCGCTGTGCAGTTGCGCTTCGATGCTGCGCACTCCTCGGCGTTGCCCGAGGATGTTCGGCGCCGTCTGTTGCAACTGGCGGGCAGGCGCGCGGATCAGAATGGCGTGATCACCATTGAGGCGCATCGCTTCCGCACCCGCGAGCGCAATCGCGAGGACGCGCGCGAGCGTCTAGCCGGCTTGATCCGCCAGGCGCTCCATCGTCCCAAGCGCCGCATCGCCACCAAGCCAACCCGGGCTGCGCGCGAACGCCGGCTCCAGGCCAAGCAGGTTCAGAGCCGGCGCAAGCAGCAGCGCAGGCGACCACCAGATAACGACTAG
- the istA gene encoding IS21 family transposase, which produces MTIPSELEAKILRYFLAEHWRVGTIAQQLGVHHATVDRVLSQSGLPKVERAARPSLIDPYLPFVVETLKTYPRLTASRLYAMVRERGYRGGPDHFRHLIAHVRPRPQPEAFLRLKTLPGEQAQVDWGHFGKLTIGRATRTLMAFVMVLSFSRAVFLRFFLDAQMANFLRGHVGAFAAWGGVPRVLLYDNLKSAVLERQGEAIRFHPTLLELAGHYRFEPRPVAVARGNEKGRVERAIRYIRDSFFAARTFSDLADLNAQADTWCQGQAADRPCPEDRAQSVRAVFEQERPHLLALPPVPFPTEEQVAVSVGKTPYVRFDRNDYSIPHTHVRRTLTVVASLGQVRVLDGAAVIATHARSFDAGAQVEDPAHVAELVARKRAARQHRGQDRLIQAVPISQTLLTQAAERGEPLGSMTAALLRLLDSYGAAELTAAIEEALAREVPHPNAVRLALERRREARGQPPPIPVTLPADARVREVVVRTPALGDYDQLHDEPPRED; this is translated from the coding sequence ATGACCATCCCTTCCGAGCTCGAAGCCAAGATCCTGCGCTACTTCCTTGCTGAGCACTGGCGCGTCGGCACCATCGCCCAGCAGCTCGGCGTGCATCACGCCACCGTCGATCGGGTGCTGTCCCAGTCCGGACTGCCCAAAGTCGAGCGCGCCGCGCGTCCCTCGCTCATCGACCCCTATCTGCCCTTTGTCGTGGAGACGCTCAAGACCTATCCGCGTCTCACCGCCAGCCGGCTCTATGCCATGGTGCGCGAGCGCGGCTATCGCGGCGGGCCGGATCATTTCCGCCATTTGATTGCCCATGTGCGCCCACGCCCGCAGCCCGAGGCCTTTCTGCGCTTAAAGACCCTGCCCGGTGAGCAGGCCCAAGTCGACTGGGGCCACTTTGGCAAGCTCACCATTGGCCGGGCCACCCGCACCCTGATGGCCTTTGTGATGGTGCTGAGCTTCTCGCGGGCGGTGTTTCTGCGCTTCTTTCTCGATGCCCAGATGGCCAACTTCCTGCGCGGGCATGTCGGCGCCTTCGCGGCCTGGGGCGGCGTGCCGCGGGTGCTGCTGTATGACAACCTCAAAAGCGCGGTGCTTGAGCGCCAGGGCGAGGCAATACGCTTTCATCCAACGCTGTTGGAACTGGCCGGTCATTATCGCTTCGAGCCACGTCCGGTCGCGGTGGCGCGAGGGAATGAAAAAGGCCGCGTGGAGCGGGCGATTCGCTACATTCGCGACAGTTTCTTTGCTGCGCGCACCTTCAGTGATCTGGCGGATTTGAATGCCCAGGCTGATACCTGGTGTCAGGGCCAGGCGGCGGATCGGCCGTGCCCGGAGGACCGCGCGCAGTCAGTGCGCGCGGTTTTTGAACAAGAACGCCCGCATCTGCTGGCCTTGCCGCCGGTTCCCTTTCCTACCGAAGAGCAGGTGGCGGTGTCGGTCGGGAAGACGCCCTATGTGCGCTTTGACCGCAACGACTATTCCATTCCCCACACTCATGTGCGCCGCACGCTCACGGTGGTGGCGTCGCTCGGGCAGGTGCGGGTGCTCGATGGGGCCGCGGTGATCGCCACTCATGCGCGCTCCTTCGATGCCGGGGCGCAGGTGGAGGACCCGGCGCATGTGGCCGAGCTGGTGGCGCGCAAGCGCGCCGCGCGTCAGCACCGGGGGCAGGATCGGTTGATCCAGGCGGTACCGATCAGTCAGACCCTGCTGACCCAGGCCGCTGAACGCGGGGAGCCCTTGGGCAGCATGACGGCGGCTTTGCTGCGCCTGCTCGATTCCTATGGGGCGGCGGAGCTGACAGCGGCAATCGAGGAGGCGCTGGCGCGCGAGGTGCCGCATCCCAATGCGGTGCGCCTGGCGCTGGAGCGCCGCCGCGAGGCGCGCGGACAGCCGCCGCCGATTCCGGTCACCCTGCCGGCGGATGCGCGGGTGCGCGAGGTGGTGGTGCGCACCCCGGCGCTGGGGGATTACGACCAGTTGCATGATGAACCGCCACGGGAGGACTGA
- a CDS encoding integrase produces MSNFNDIALYLGHETPTTTDQYVEANIAMKEQALARLQEPTAVVPSRFQPTDALRQFLENL; encoded by the coding sequence GTGAGTAACTTCAACGACATTGCACTCTACCTCGGGCATGAAACACCGACCACGACGGATCAGTATGTTGAGGCGAATATCGCCATGAAGGAACAAGCGCTCGCGCGCCTGCAAGAGCCAACCGCCGTCGTTCCTTCCCGTTTCCAGCCAACTGACGCGCTACGCCAGTTCCTGGAGAACCTGTAA
- a CDS encoding citrate synthase produces MSNDAILILGETEYRFPVIEGAEGERAIDIQNLRARTGHITLDPGYGNTGSCESAITFIDGERGILRYRGIPIEQFEQAPNFVEVAWLLIFGRLPSADEYKAFSDNLTASANLDESMKHHFEGFPRSAPPMAILSAMINALSCFHPELFELEDADRFRVAAAGLISKIRTIAAYAYRHSVGQPYIYPNPELRYVPNFLHMMFSQPYAEHLCDPIVRDAINLVLLLHADHEQNCSTSTVRMVGSSQANLFASCAAGVCALWGPLHGGANAAVLDMLEQIHQGQLSPEAYVRLAKDKDSKVRLMGFGHRVYKNFDPRAKMLGKVAERLLPTLGYKDPLLDIARKLEEIALEDPYFVERKLYPNVDFYSGIIMRAIGIPTNMFTVMFAIGRLPGWIAHWWEQAQTPGSRIARPRQVYVGPGVTDHVPRDARS; encoded by the coding sequence ATGTCCAATGATGCGATCCTGATCCTGGGTGAAACCGAATATCGATTTCCTGTCATCGAAGGGGCTGAGGGCGAGCGCGCCATCGATATCCAAAATCTACGAGCGCGTACCGGGCACATTACGCTCGATCCGGGTTACGGCAATACCGGGAGCTGCGAGAGCGCCATCACCTTCATCGATGGCGAGCGGGGGATTCTCCGCTATCGCGGCATTCCCATCGAGCAGTTCGAGCAGGCGCCGAATTTCGTCGAGGTCGCCTGGCTGCTCATCTTTGGACGCCTGCCGAGCGCGGACGAGTACAAGGCCTTCTCTGACAACCTGACGGCCAGTGCCAACCTCGATGAGAGCATGAAGCACCACTTCGAGGGCTTCCCGCGCTCGGCGCCGCCCATGGCCATCCTGTCGGCCATGATCAACGCCTTGTCCTGCTTCCACCCCGAGCTCTTCGAGTTGGAGGATGCCGATCGCTTCCGGGTCGCGGCGGCCGGGCTCATCAGCAAGATCCGCACAATCGCGGCCTATGCCTATCGCCACTCAGTGGGCCAGCCCTACATCTATCCCAACCCAGAATTGCGCTATGTGCCGAACTTCCTGCACATGATGTTCTCGCAGCCCTATGCGGAGCACCTGTGCGATCCGATCGTGCGTGATGCCATCAACCTGGTCCTGCTGCTGCACGCGGACCACGAGCAAAACTGCTCGACCTCGACGGTTCGGATGGTCGGATCGAGTCAAGCGAATCTCTTCGCCTCCTGCGCCGCAGGTGTCTGTGCCCTCTGGGGGCCGCTGCATGGCGGCGCCAATGCCGCAGTGCTGGACATGCTTGAGCAGATCCATCAGGGCCAGCTCAGCCCGGAAGCGTACGTGCGACTCGCGAAGGACAAGGACAGCAAGGTGCGGCTGATGGGCTTCGGGCATCGGGTCTACAAGAACTTCGACCCCCGCGCCAAGATGCTGGGCAAGGTGGCCGAGCGGCTTCTGCCCACGCTCGGGTACAAGGATCCCCTGCTCGACATCGCGCGCAAGCTCGAAGAGATCGCGCTGGAGGATCCTTACTTCGTCGAGCGCAAGCTCTACCCGAATGTCGATTTCTATAGCGGCATCATCATGCGCGCCATCGGCATCCCGACCAATATGTTCACCGTCATGTTTGCCATCGGTCGACTGCCGGGCTGGATCGCCCATTGGTGGGAGCAGGCTCAAACGCCGGGAAGCCGGATCGCGCGTCCGCGCCAGGTCTACGTCGGGCCTGGCGTGACCGATCACGTTCCGAGGGACGCTCGATCCTGA